A window of the Nisaea acidiphila genome harbors these coding sequences:
- a CDS encoding class I SAM-dependent methyltransferase: MPDWPAWLTILLIATNLLSLVALFFVARRMLKLRRQKKRAFAFSGYPIRKAKLEEVAPCFEMTRYGPSPASEVRFIGGEGVVASLSDRESWVMAVLAKGAKRIFEFGTCTGKTAHVFALNAAPDAEIHTLTLHPEDLAALEFGLGDDKHHRDVAVEESAFETFFYNGQPTEKNIRQIFSDSKAYDESALRGKVDLVFVDGAHTRTYVESDTRKALNMLADEGVILWHDYKPDAPDVFAFLNELSKQLPLVHIAETDLVMYRRTAGGN; this comes from the coding sequence ATGCCCGATTGGCCCGCTTGGCTGACCATCCTGCTGATCGCGACCAATCTGCTGTCGCTGGTTGCGCTCTTTTTCGTCGCGAGGCGCATGCTGAAGCTGCGGCGGCAGAAAAAGCGGGCCTTCGCCTTCTCCGGCTATCCGATCCGCAAGGCTAAACTGGAAGAGGTCGCGCCCTGTTTCGAGATGACGCGCTATGGCCCAAGTCCGGCGTCGGAGGTGCGCTTCATCGGAGGGGAAGGTGTCGTGGCCTCGCTCTCGGACCGGGAGTCCTGGGTCATGGCGGTGCTCGCCAAGGGCGCGAAGCGGATCTTCGAGTTCGGCACCTGTACCGGCAAGACGGCGCATGTCTTCGCGCTGAACGCGGCGCCGGACGCCGAGATCCATACCCTGACGCTGCATCCCGAAGATCTGGCCGCTCTGGAGTTCGGGCTCGGCGACGACAAGCATCATCGCGACGTCGCGGTCGAGGAATCCGCGTTCGAGACGTTTTTCTACAACGGTCAGCCGACGGAAAAGAACATTCGCCAGATCTTCTCGGACAGCAAAGCCTACGACGAGAGCGCGCTGCGAGGCAAAGTCGACCTGGTGTTCGTCGACGGGGCGCATACACGGACCTATGTCGAGAGCGATACGCGCAAGGCGCTGAATATGCTCGCCGATGAGGGCGTGATCCTCTGGCACGACTACAAGCCGGATGCGCCGGACGTGTTCGCCTTCCTGAACGAGCTTTCGAAGCAGTTGCCGCTGGTGCACATCGCCGAGACGGACCTCGTCATGTATCGGCGGACGGCCGGCGGGAACTAG
- a CDS encoding 6,7-dimethyl-8-ribityllumazine synthase, giving the protein MTQMTSGQSASAGPGGRIAVIQAGWHKDMTDRARDGFTATMAEHGADPARTDLYEVPGAFEIPLTAQRLAATGRYAAIVAIGFVVDGGIYRHDFVASAVIDGLMRVQLDGGVPVLSVVLTPHHFHESEDHVRFFREHMTGKGREAAESCLQILDLDSRLAA; this is encoded by the coding sequence ATGACCCAAATGACTTCAGGACAGAGCGCATCCGCCGGGCCCGGCGGCCGCATCGCCGTCATCCAGGCCGGGTGGCACAAGGACATGACCGACCGGGCGCGCGACGGCTTTACCGCAACCATGGCCGAACACGGTGCCGATCCGGCAAGGACCGACCTCTACGAGGTTCCCGGCGCCTTCGAGATTCCGTTGACCGCACAGCGGCTCGCCGCGACGGGACGCTATGCCGCGATCGTGGCTATCGGCTTCGTCGTCGACGGCGGCATCTACCGGCACGATTTCGTCGCCTCCGCGGTGATCGACGGGCTGATGCGGGTGCAGCTCGACGGCGGCGTTCCGGTGCTTTCCGTGGTGCTGACCCCGCACCATTTCCACGAGAGCGAGGACCATGTCCGGTTCTTCCGCGAGCACATGACCGGCAAGGGACGGGAAGCGGCCGAAAGCTGCCTGCAAATCCTCGACCTCGACAGCCGCCTCGCCGCCTGA
- a CDS encoding putative sugar O-methyltransferase: MSDTEFCLPFGQKFWKGRKYSTTSFWHGHFYFSILKGLQKASESPNNLSIVEFGGGYGNLARILLGAGIANSYVIVDLPESLVFSYTFLRLNFPDLKVSMLSDASNIDNEEYDILLVPFELRSAILSRGVDIVINTGSLQEMPRSTAEEIMRFIEQDISCRYFFSVNYAFNAAGSRKELIQYEPREFNFLAPTLDTGWDVVDFQINPRDILVDSSRNWLKIFVKRDLDETRALPEVPSSDWTEEKEAQEWFASVWGRLWRHPDSELIDQYLDCIGKLMQGNYHIPFVIHNTSAPPELDDIGEVKYWTKIKKDMMTRSD, from the coding sequence ATATCTGATACCGAATTCTGTCTTCCTTTCGGTCAAAAATTTTGGAAGGGCCGAAAATACAGCACAACATCGTTTTGGCATGGACATTTTTACTTTAGCATCCTCAAAGGGCTTCAAAAAGCTTCCGAATCTCCAAACAACTTAAGTATTGTTGAATTTGGCGGTGGATACGGCAATCTAGCCCGAATTCTACTTGGGGCTGGAATAGCAAATTCCTATGTAATTGTAGATCTCCCAGAGTCATTGGTTTTTTCCTATACTTTTTTACGTTTGAATTTTCCAGATCTTAAAGTTTCCATGCTTTCTGATGCAAGTAACATTGATAATGAAGAATACGATATCCTGCTAGTACCGTTCGAGTTGCGGAGCGCCATTCTCTCTAGAGGTGTAGATATCGTCATAAATACCGGCAGCCTTCAGGAAATGCCGCGCAGTACAGCTGAAGAAATAATGCGATTCATCGAACAAGATATTTCATGCAGATACTTCTTCAGCGTGAACTACGCGTTCAACGCGGCCGGAAGCCGCAAAGAGCTCATTCAGTATGAGCCGAGAGAATTTAATTTCCTGGCGCCGACTCTTGATACTGGGTGGGATGTTGTGGATTTTCAGATCAATCCTAGAGATATTCTAGTTGATAGCTCAAGAAACTGGCTGAAAATTTTTGTTAAGAGGGACCTTGATGAGACGCGTGCGCTCCCAGAAGTCCCATCTTCGGATTGGACGGAGGAAAAAGAAGCGCAAGAGTGGTTCGCGTCTGTCTGGGGGCGACTTTGGAGGCACCCAGATAGCGAACTGATAGACCAATATTTGGATTGCATTGGGAAATTGATGCAGGGGAATTATCATATTCCGTTCGTAATTCATAATACGAGCGCTCCACCAGAATTAGACGATATTGGCGAAGTGAAATATTGGACGAAAATAAAGAAAGATATGATGACGCGCAGTGATTAG
- a CDS encoding GFA family protein, giving the protein MTEQDIEQRGHCLCGETRVVFAGQPKWVAHCHCESCRRQTASPFTTFLGLPSDAVRFVGAEPDVYRSSPGVRRLFCRTCGCPTAFISEAFPGEIHLYAATLEEPESVAPECHVHWGEHIRWIQCEDGLPKHERGSAE; this is encoded by the coding sequence ATGACGGAGCAGGATATCGAGCAACGAGGCCATTGCCTCTGCGGTGAAACGCGCGTGGTCTTCGCCGGACAACCCAAATGGGTAGCGCATTGCCACTGCGAAAGCTGCCGCCGGCAGACCGCCTCACCTTTCACGACTTTCCTCGGGCTTCCAAGCGATGCCGTCCGATTCGTCGGCGCGGAACCCGACGTCTACCGCTCGTCGCCCGGCGTCCGGCGTCTCTTCTGCCGGACCTGCGGATGTCCAACCGCCTTCATTTCGGAGGCGTTTCCCGGCGAGATCCATCTCTACGCGGCGACGCTGGAGGAACCGGAATCGGTCGCCCCCGAATGCCACGTGCATTGGGGCGAACATATCCGGTGGATCCAATGTGAGGACGGATTGCCGAAACACGAGCGTGGAAGCGCCGAATAG
- a CDS encoding AzlD domain-containing protein, whose amino-acid sequence MSSLAVTPLVLVLLSAAVTFLWRGLGAALASRIDTEGTLFRWIACVSYATVAGLISRMTVLPTGEIAETPLALRLGAVAIGFAVFFLAKRNLLLGAAAGAASFASGLILLGS is encoded by the coding sequence ATGAGCAGCTTGGCGGTCACCCCCCTCGTCCTGGTCCTGCTCTCCGCGGCGGTGACATTTCTCTGGCGCGGGCTGGGCGCGGCACTCGCCTCGCGGATCGATACCGAGGGTACGCTTTTCCGCTGGATCGCTTGCGTCTCCTACGCCACCGTGGCGGGACTCATCTCCCGCATGACCGTCCTGCCGACGGGCGAGATCGCGGAAACTCCGCTGGCGCTCCGCCTCGGCGCCGTCGCGATCGGCTTCGCGGTGTTCTTCCTTGCCAAACGGAACCTGTTGCTGGGCGCAGCCGCCGGCGCCGCGAGTTTCGCAAGCGGGTTAATCCTACTTGGAAGTTGA
- a CDS encoding class I SAM-dependent methyltransferase: protein MSGPTDDPFLDVVKDADAARRLLVPYRDSIHRTIIDRLPPADGVEPLRILDLGPGTGLLAERILAADDTAELTLIDMSDAVIADVRERLEGFGPRVTVTAGDYVHMTYDGPYDAIIAELSVHHLNPKSIRTLFSASYAGLKRGGVFINADQVRGETEAVESAHLEAWKRDSLALGAPEGEIEEAIELHSESRPPTLQASMQNLSDDGFENVRCDYKQWCFAVMSGDKI, encoded by the coding sequence ATGAGCGGACCGACCGACGATCCCTTTCTCGACGTCGTCAAAGACGCCGATGCCGCCCGGCGTCTTCTCGTCCCCTATCGCGACTCCATTCACCGGACCATCATCGACCGGCTTCCGCCCGCGGACGGTGTTGAGCCGCTGCGCATCCTGGATCTCGGCCCCGGAACGGGACTGCTGGCCGAACGGATTCTCGCCGCCGACGACACCGCCGAGCTTACCCTGATCGACATGTCCGATGCCGTTATCGCCGATGTCCGCGAACGGCTCGAAGGCTTCGGCCCGCGCGTGACGGTTACGGCAGGCGACTATGTGCATATGACCTATGACGGCCCCTACGACGCCATCATCGCCGAACTTTCGGTCCACCACCTCAATCCGAAATCCATCAGGACATTGTTCTCCGCAAGCTACGCGGGGTTGAAAAGGGGCGGCGTTTTCATCAATGCCGATCAGGTCAGGGGCGAAACCGAAGCGGTGGAAAGCGCGCATCTTGAGGCCTGGAAGCGCGATTCCCTGGCGCTCGGCGCGCCGGAGGGTGAAATCGAAGAAGCGATCGAGCTGCACAGCGAGAGCCGTCCGCCGACGCTGCAGGCAAGCATGCAGAATCTCTCGGACGACGGCTTCGAGAATGTCCGCTGCGACTACAAGCAATGGTGCTTCGCGGTCATGTCCGGCGACAAAATCTGA
- the msrP gene encoding protein-methionine-sulfoxide reductase catalytic subunit MsrP: MLIKCWKGWELPERAVTDESLFRNRRALLKGIAAGPMMLSAAALAGCGEEATAEGDPASMLASLPPDPSAHLYPVKRNPAYADAGKNYPLTDEDLATSYNNFYEFGSHKNIVRAAQDLKIRPWTVVLDGEVTKEKTIDIDDLLEQMPLEERVYRHRCVETWSMVVPWSGFPLSALVKLAEPLSSAKYVRMETFKDPEMAPGQKQHWYPWPYVEGLTIEEAMNDLAFIATGIYGKPMPRQNGAPLRLAVPWKYGFKSTKSIVRFTFTSERPVSFWEELQSSEYGFWANVNPEVPHPRWSQASEKPLGGGTKIPTLLYNGYAEQVADLYKGLEGERLFM, encoded by the coding sequence ATGCTGATCAAATGCTGGAAAGGCTGGGAGCTGCCGGAACGGGCCGTGACCGACGAGTCCCTGTTCCGCAACCGCCGCGCCCTGCTGAAAGGCATCGCCGCCGGGCCCATGATGCTCTCGGCGGCCGCGCTCGCCGGCTGCGGCGAGGAGGCGACGGCGGAAGGCGACCCGGCGAGCATGCTGGCCTCCCTGCCGCCCGATCCCTCGGCGCATCTCTACCCCGTGAAACGCAACCCGGCCTATGCCGATGCCGGCAAGAACTATCCGCTCACGGACGAGGACCTCGCCACCAGCTACAACAATTTCTACGAATTCGGCTCCCACAAGAACATCGTCCGCGCCGCGCAGGATCTGAAGATACGGCCCTGGACCGTCGTCCTCGACGGCGAGGTGACGAAAGAGAAGACCATCGATATCGACGACCTGCTGGAGCAGATGCCGCTGGAAGAACGGGTCTACCGCCACCGCTGCGTCGAGACCTGGTCCATGGTCGTGCCCTGGAGCGGTTTCCCGCTCTCCGCCCTGGTCAAACTCGCCGAGCCCCTCTCCTCGGCGAAATATGTCCGCATGGAGACCTTCAAGGATCCGGAGATGGCGCCGGGCCAGAAGCAGCACTGGTATCCGTGGCCCTATGTCGAGGGCCTAACCATCGAGGAGGCGATGAACGATCTCGCCTTCATCGCGACCGGGATCTACGGCAAGCCGATGCCGCGGCAGAACGGCGCTCCGCTGCGCCTCGCCGTGCCGTGGAAATACGGCTTCAAATCCACCAAATCGATCGTCCGCTTCACCTTCACCTCCGAGCGCCCGGTCTCCTTCTGGGAAGAACTGCAGTCCAGCGAGTACGGCTTCTGGGCCAATGTGAACCCGGAAGTGCCGCATCCACGCTGGAGCCAGGCCTCCGAAAAGCCCCTCGGCGGCGGCACCAAAATCCCGACCCTGCTCTATAACGGCTATGCCGAGCAGGTGGCGGATCTCTACAAAGGACTGGAGGGAGAGCGTCTCTTCATGTAG
- a CDS encoding ABC1 kinase family protein produces MTDRERNTLGGRVKRYARVTGAVGGLAARMAGERYLGFSLDKGAHAAELREALGGLKGPLMKVAQILATIPDALPKEYTNELVQLQADAPSMGWLFVKRRMSRELGAGWQKRFGTFEHEAAAAASLGQVHKATDHDGNALAVKLQYPDMASAVEADLRQLRLIFSIYARYDKAIHTDEIYKELSARLREELDYEREAKHMALYGLMLKDEANVHVPEAVEGLTTPRLLTMNWLDGAKLLDFIREHEDQEMRNRVALNMFRAWYVPFYEYGVIHGDPHLGNYSVRPDGSINLLDFGCIRVFPPSFVKGVIDLYNALSTEDEALAVHAYESWGFEGLDKETIDVLNMWARFIYAPLMEDKARRIQETNTGMYGREVAEKVHVELRRLQGVKPPREFVLMDRAAIGLGSVFLHLKAEVNWYRLFHELIADFEVDALAKRQAKALQEARVPAAE; encoded by the coding sequence ATGACGGACAGGGAACGCAATACGCTGGGCGGCCGCGTGAAACGCTACGCCCGGGTCACGGGCGCGGTCGGCGGCCTTGCGGCGCGCATGGCGGGCGAGCGCTATCTCGGCTTCAGCCTTGACAAGGGCGCGCATGCGGCGGAGCTGCGCGAGGCGCTCGGCGGCCTCAAGGGCCCGCTGATGAAGGTGGCGCAGATCCTTGCCACCATCCCAGACGCCCTGCCGAAGGAATATACCAACGAGCTTGTGCAGCTGCAGGCCGACGCGCCGAGCATGGGCTGGCTCTTCGTGAAGCGCCGGATGAGCCGGGAGCTCGGCGCCGGCTGGCAGAAAAGGTTCGGAACCTTCGAGCACGAGGCCGCGGCCGCCGCCTCGCTTGGCCAGGTGCATAAGGCAACGGACCATGACGGCAACGCGCTCGCGGTGAAGCTGCAATATCCGGACATGGCCTCGGCGGTGGAGGCGGATCTTCGCCAGCTCCGGCTGATTTTCTCGATCTATGCCCGCTACGACAAGGCGATCCATACCGACGAGATCTACAAGGAACTCTCCGCCCGTCTGCGCGAGGAACTCGACTACGAGCGCGAGGCGAAACACATGGCGCTCTACGGCCTGATGCTGAAGGACGAGGCGAACGTCCATGTCCCGGAGGCGGTCGAGGGGCTGACGACGCCGCGGCTGCTCACGATGAACTGGCTCGACGGCGCCAAGCTGCTCGACTTCATCCGGGAGCATGAGGACCAGGAGATGCGGAACCGCGTCGCGCTCAACATGTTCCGCGCCTGGTATGTGCCGTTCTACGAGTACGGCGTGATCCACGGCGACCCGCATCTCGGGAACTATTCGGTGCGGCCGGACGGGAGCATCAACCTGCTTGATTTCGGCTGTATCCGCGTCTTCCCGCCGAGCTTCGTGAAGGGCGTGATCGATCTCTATAACGCGCTCTCGACGGAAGACGAGGCGCTAGCGGTCCATGCCTACGAGAGCTGGGGCTTCGAGGGGCTCGACAAGGAGACGATCGATGTTCTCAACATGTGGGCCCGCTTCATCTACGCCCCGCTGATGGAGGACAAGGCCCGCCGCATTCAGGAGACCAACACGGGCATGTACGGCCGCGAGGTGGCGGAAAAGGTCCATGTCGAACTCCGCCGCCTGCAGGGTGTGAAACCGCCGCGCGAATTCGTCCTGATGGACCGCGCCGCGATCGGCCTCGGCTCGGTCTTCCTGCATCTGAAGGCGGAGGTGAACTGGTACCGGCTGTTCCACGAGCTGATCGCGGATTTCGAAGTGGACGCGCTGGCAAAGCGGCAGGCAAAGGCGCTCCAAGAGGCGCGGGTGCCGGCGGCGGAGTGA
- the trxB gene encoding thioredoxin-disulfide reductase encodes MTEHREKIVIIGSGAAGLTSAIYTARANLKPAVLAGLQPGGQMTITSEVENYPGFADVIQGPWLMEQMQKQAEHVGARIVYDLVTSVDFSKRPYTLSMDSGDTFVADAVIIATGAQARWLGLESEQTFSGRGVSACATCDGFFFREQEVIVVGGGNTAVEEALYLANIASKVTLIHRRDSLRAEKIMQERLFRHDKIEVVWDSVVEEILGGEGPMAGVEGARIKNVKTGETSEIKATGFFVAIGHDPATKPFVEALQADEEGYLLTEPGSPRTSVPGVYAAGDCVDKVYRQAVTAAGMGCMAALEAEKFLAALEDAAAVAAE; translated from the coding sequence ATGACCGAACATCGCGAGAAGATCGTTATCATCGGATCCGGCGCCGCCGGACTGACCTCGGCCATCTACACCGCCCGCGCCAATCTCAAACCGGCGGTGCTCGCGGGCCTGCAGCCGGGCGGCCAGATGACGATCACCTCCGAAGTCGAGAATTATCCGGGCTTCGCGGACGTGATCCAGGGCCCCTGGCTGATGGAACAGATGCAGAAGCAGGCCGAACATGTCGGCGCCCGGATCGTCTACGATCTCGTCACCTCGGTCGATTTTTCGAAGCGCCCATATACCCTCTCCATGGATAGCGGCGATACCTTCGTCGCCGATGCGGTGATCATCGCGACCGGCGCGCAGGCGCGCTGGCTCGGGTTGGAGAGCGAGCAGACCTTCAGCGGCCGTGGCGTCTCCGCCTGCGCTACCTGCGACGGGTTCTTCTTCCGCGAACAGGAGGTGATCGTTGTCGGCGGCGGCAATACCGCGGTCGAGGAAGCGCTCTATCTCGCCAATATCGCCTCCAAGGTGACGCTGATACACCGCCGCGACTCGCTCAGGGCAGAGAAGATCATGCAGGAACGGCTGTTCCGGCACGACAAGATCGAGGTCGTCTGGGACAGCGTAGTCGAGGAGATTCTTGGCGGAGAAGGCCCGATGGCCGGAGTCGAGGGCGCCCGGATCAAGAACGTGAAGACCGGCGAGACAAGCGAAATCAAGGCAACGGGCTTCTTTGTCGCGATCGGTCACGACCCGGCGACAAAGCCGTTCGTGGAAGCGCTCCAGGCGGATGAGGAAGGCTACCTGCTGACAGAGCCCGGCAGCCCCCGCACGTCCGTTCCGGGCGTGTATGCGGCGGGCGACTGTGTTGACAAGGTCTACCGTCAGGCGGTGACGGCGGCTGGCATGGGCTGTATGGCGGCTCTTGAGGCGGAAAAGTTCCTTGCCGCGCTGGAAGACGCCGCGGCCGTGGCCGCCGAATAA
- a CDS encoding response regulator, with protein MPCDRAQLLLVDNEHQTLVSEPGQTVGAIPLTDPDSLFARCIRSRAPISAMDLSPSTPAAQGSHLAAPLVTASGTIGAIAASSTQADAFSDTDREILSAVSATAALVLLAFLDNGRVLAAARDQSRQLHAELDAALHAIPHPVIIYDKEFNFRAWNDAFVEIQGYSHELMREMGGMAGLIRYEVEELNSFPGQTYEEVWQQYRDYYKFEDFNHSYQYWPMRQKHIDRRTSRTASGGWVSVLVDITEWIDDQEKIRQAKEEAEAAARAKAAFLANMSHEIRTPLNAIIGFTQLVLRGDLTAKQRDQLTQVEGSGQLLLRILDDILDFSRIDAGMLQLEDVLFKRDDVLANVITLTANNLNAPDVDLLLSVGEGVPEVLVGDPLRLAQILLNLTNNAAKFTSSGTIVLGVGLEARDETSATLRFEVTDTGIGMETEQFERLFQAFSQGDSTTTRRYGGSGLGLAIAKALTELMGGTIGVTSEIGTGSRFHISVRFNLPGEAIGAEVPAGEARGGIGVLVIDDCAEAREHIGRAWKAAGVTVSTAADRATAEAQLRTREDPVDLVLLDQGLASPDAVGSLSAALNTPPSGNAGSRNRFLLIAVSGHQETAETAIAAADGSLPKAATPAQIEGVLSTLRGKTAGKAPAAAPVEPTLLSILSGLHVLLAEDNVTNQRVAREQLELVGVEVTIAENGRRAVEEVRRAAPDKFAAILMDLQMPELDGLSAAREIRADPAFADLPIIAMTANAFDEDRDNSKAAGMVEHIAKPVSSEKLYAVLAKHVRRGEK; from the coding sequence CTGCCGTGCGATCGCGCGCAGCTTCTTCTCGTAGATAACGAACATCAGACCCTGGTCTCGGAACCGGGACAGACCGTCGGGGCCATTCCGCTCACGGATCCCGACTCGCTGTTCGCACGCTGCATTCGCAGCCGCGCGCCGATCTCCGCAATGGACCTTTCACCGAGCACGCCCGCGGCTCAGGGCTCGCACCTCGCGGCACCGCTCGTCACCGCCTCCGGAACGATCGGCGCGATCGCCGCCAGCTCCACTCAGGCGGATGCCTTTTCCGACACCGACCGTGAGATCCTCAGCGCCGTCTCGGCGACCGCCGCCCTCGTGCTGCTCGCTTTCCTCGACAACGGGCGCGTTCTCGCCGCCGCCCGGGACCAGTCCCGCCAGCTGCATGCCGAGCTGGACGCGGCGCTCCACGCCATCCCCCATCCGGTGATCATCTACGACAAGGAGTTCAACTTCCGCGCCTGGAACGACGCCTTCGTCGAAATCCAGGGCTACAGCCATGAACTGATGCGCGAGATGGGCGGCATGGCCGGCCTCATCCGATACGAGGTCGAGGAACTGAATTCCTTCCCCGGCCAGACCTACGAGGAGGTCTGGCAGCAATATCGCGACTATTACAAGTTCGAGGACTTCAACCACTCCTATCAGTACTGGCCGATGCGGCAGAAACATATCGACCGGCGGACCAGCCGCACGGCGTCCGGCGGGTGGGTATCGGTGCTGGTCGACATCACCGAATGGATCGACGATCAGGAAAAGATCCGCCAGGCGAAAGAAGAGGCGGAAGCGGCCGCCCGCGCCAAGGCCGCGTTCCTGGCGAATATGAGCCACGAGATCCGGACTCCGCTGAACGCCATCATCGGCTTCACCCAGCTGGTCCTGCGCGGCGACCTGACCGCCAAGCAGCGTGACCAGCTCACCCAGGTGGAGGGCTCGGGTCAGCTCCTGCTCCGCATTCTGGACGACATTCTGGACTTCTCCCGGATCGATGCCGGCATGCTGCAGCTCGAGGACGTGCTGTTCAAACGCGACGACGTGCTGGCCAATGTGATCACGCTGACCGCGAACAACCTCAATGCGCCGGATGTCGATCTGCTGCTGTCTGTCGGCGAAGGCGTTCCGGAAGTGCTGGTCGGCGACCCGCTCCGCCTGGCGCAGATCCTCCTCAATCTGACCAACAACGCGGCGAAATTCACCAGCAGCGGCACCATCGTTCTCGGCGTCGGTCTCGAGGCGCGGGACGAGACGAGCGCCACCCTCCGGTTCGAAGTGACGGATACCGGGATCGGGATGGAAACGGAACAGTTCGAGCGGCTGTTCCAGGCGTTCAGTCAGGGCGACAGCACGACGACCCGGCGTTATGGCGGCAGCGGCCTCGGGCTGGCGATCGCCAAGGCCCTGACCGAACTGATGGGCGGGACGATCGGGGTCACCAGCGAGATCGGCACCGGCAGCCGCTTCCATATTTCGGTCCGTTTCAATCTTCCCGGCGAAGCGATCGGCGCGGAGGTTCCGGCCGGCGAGGCGCGCGGCGGGATTGGCGTGCTCGTCATCGACGATTGCGCGGAGGCGCGGGAGCATATCGGACGCGCTTGGAAAGCCGCCGGCGTGACCGTCTCGACCGCTGCGGACCGCGCAACAGCCGAGGCGCAGCTTCGCACCCGGGAGGATCCGGTCGACCTTGTCCTGCTCGACCAGGGCCTCGCAAGCCCGGATGCGGTAGGCAGTCTTTCCGCCGCGCTCAATACCCCGCCATCGGGAAACGCCGGATCTCGAAACCGCTTTCTCCTGATTGCCGTCAGCGGGCATCAGGAGACGGCCGAGACCGCGATTGCCGCGGCGGACGGATCGCTGCCCAAAGCGGCCACACCGGCACAGATCGAAGGCGTGCTATCGACCCTGCGCGGAAAGACGGCCGGAAAAGCCCCCGCGGCCGCTCCGGTCGAACCCACCCTGCTCTCCATTCTCTCGGGGCTGCATGTGCTGCTGGCCGAGGACAATGTCACCAACCAGCGCGTCGCCCGCGAGCAGCTCGAACTCGTCGGGGTCGAGGTGACGATCGCGGAAAACGGCCGACGCGCTGTCGAGGAGGTCCGCCGCGCCGCGCCGGACAAATTCGCCGCCATCCTGATGGATCTTCAGATGCCCGAGCTGGACGGACTCTCCGCCGCCCGGGAGATCCGGGCGGACCCGGCCTTCGCGGATCTTCCGATCATCGCCATGACCGCCAACGCCTTCGACGAGGACCGCGACAACAGTAAGGCCGCCGGCATGGTCGAGCATATCGCGAAGCCTGTTTCGTCCGAAAAGCTCTACGCGGTGCTCGCGAAGCATGTGCGGCGGGGTGAGAAATGA
- a CDS encoding PAS domain-containing protein, whose protein sequence is MTHTDNAIEQLRNRIPQADPRLFKFFACWLDAREDALVPRRRDFSPFEVPTLLRFIWIYRFDPEAGDYVCQLAGESVNEAWGQGIKGRTIREVVGEKDYPVCKKRWDRIIGEPAVQYGAVEEKLSALDAWHAERLILPMASDDGTVDVILGISLYNLDHVISEGNASVSEYILQIPCEEFR, encoded by the coding sequence ATGACCCACACCGACAACGCGATCGAGCAATTGAGGAACCGCATTCCTCAGGCGGATCCGAGGCTTTTCAAATTTTTCGCCTGCTGGCTCGACGCACGCGAAGACGCGCTGGTGCCGCGCCGCCGCGATTTCAGCCCTTTCGAAGTGCCGACCTTGTTGCGGTTTATCTGGATCTACCGCTTCGATCCCGAGGCCGGGGACTATGTCTGCCAGCTCGCGGGCGAAAGCGTGAACGAGGCTTGGGGGCAGGGCATCAAGGGCCGCACGATCCGGGAGGTCGTCGGCGAGAAGGATTACCCGGTCTGCAAGAAACGGTGGGACCGCATCATCGGCGAACCGGCCGTGCAGTACGGCGCTGTCGAGGAAAAACTCTCGGCGCTCGATGCCTGGCACGCGGAACGCCTGATCCTGCCGATGGCCTCGGACGACGGTACGGTCGACGTGATCCTCGGCATCAGCCTCTACAATCTCGACCATGTCATCTCGGAGGGGAACGCGAGCGTCTCCGAATATATCCTGCAGATTCCCTGCGAGGAGTTCCGCTAG